One window of the Canis aureus isolate CA01 chromosome 17, VMU_Caureus_v.1.0, whole genome shotgun sequence genome contains the following:
- the GGACT gene encoding gamma-glutamylaminecyclotransferase isoform X2, producing the protein MAPVFVYGTLKRGQPNHKVLLDGTNGCAAFQGRGRTVEPYPLVIAGEHNIPRLLNLPGQGQCVVGEIYAVDEQMLRFLDEFEGCPDMYQRMLVRIAVLEWEDTQGAPEETLASDGTLQCFVYSTGTYSPEWVHLPSHDNYDSHGKHGLRYNPRENR; encoded by the coding sequence ATGGCCCCTGTGTTTGTGTATGGGACTCTGAAGAGAGGCCAGCCCAACCACAAGGTCCTGCTGGATGGCACCAACGGCTGCGCGGCCTTCCAAGGCCGGGGCCGCACGGTGGAACCGTACCCCTTGGTGATTGCTGGCGAGCACAACATCCCACGTCTGCTGAACCtcccggggcaggggcagtgtGTGGTCGGGGAGATCTATGCCGTGGATGAGCAGATGCTGCGCTTCTTGGATGAGTTTGAGGGCTGCCCCGACATGTACCAGCGCATGCTGGTGAGGATCGCCGTCCTCGAGTGGGAAGacacacagggagcccctgaGGAGACGCTGGCCTCAGACGGGACCCTGCAGTGCTTCGTCTACAGCACAGGCACCTACTCACCTGAGTGGGTCCACCTCCCATCCCATGACAACTATGACTCCCACGGGAAACATGGGCTGCGCTATAATCCCCGGGAGAACAGGTGA
- the GGACT gene encoding gamma-glutamylaminecyclotransferase isoform X1 has protein sequence MFTASVARMAPVFVYGTLKRGQPNHKVLLDGTNGCAAFQGRGRTVEPYPLVIAGEHNIPRLLNLPGQGQCVVGEIYAVDEQMLRFLDEFEGCPDMYQRMLVRIAVLEWEDTQGAPEETLASDGTLQCFVYSTGTYSPEWVHLPSHDNYDSHGKHGLRYNPRENR, from the coding sequence CTTCTGTGGCCCGCATGGCCCCTGTGTTTGTGTATGGGACTCTGAAGAGAGGCCAGCCCAACCACAAGGTCCTGCTGGATGGCACCAACGGCTGCGCGGCCTTCCAAGGCCGGGGCCGCACGGTGGAACCGTACCCCTTGGTGATTGCTGGCGAGCACAACATCCCACGTCTGCTGAACCtcccggggcaggggcagtgtGTGGTCGGGGAGATCTATGCCGTGGATGAGCAGATGCTGCGCTTCTTGGATGAGTTTGAGGGCTGCCCCGACATGTACCAGCGCATGCTGGTGAGGATCGCCGTCCTCGAGTGGGAAGacacacagggagcccctgaGGAGACGCTGGCCTCAGACGGGACCCTGCAGTGCTTCGTCTACAGCACAGGCACCTACTCACCTGAGTGGGTCCACCTCCCATCCCATGACAACTATGACTCCCACGGGAAACATGGGCTGCGCTATAATCCCCGGGAGAACAGGTGA